A single region of the Nicotiana sylvestris chromosome 6, ASM39365v2, whole genome shotgun sequence genome encodes:
- the LOC138870446 gene encoding uncharacterized protein, translating to MASDFMDRFRFNTENAPDVFYIQNLKKKSTETFHEYATRWRSEAVKVRPALEEEQMNRFFVRAQDPQYYERLMLMEGKKFSDIIKLGERIEEGIKNGMVTNLEALQATNKALQSGGSSKKKDVNSVMVAQRNNSPMKYQLYPSASLTYQPSLNYQVPSPTYQIPPPIYQSSPPPTYQSTLPIYSQPAPVYQTYNAQPSHYQSPPTRQNFPISRPNFDCRPPRQYTAIAEPIYQLYEKLKAAGYVTPIPAVTPENPSQWINPNKTCAYHSGMKGHTIDECRSLKDKIQNLIDNKIIIAKEPTPNIRNNPLPDHKGGDIHMIEIEDDWDPEGSIGLIVEGDEPKKPAVTLNPIVVQIKPSKGDVVNVSISLEFEALSAKAPKPIEVEFGILKAPPPVEVTVLPPKVPIPVSMTDVTPFKTNAIPWDYTAEARRKGKTYTGEAIATQGITRTGRVYTPEHLAESSKQASGRVVETGPDDLWRKVQAKEYSVVKQLNKTPTQISILALLQSSEAHKNALMKILSEAYVPSNITGGEMANMVGQVLESHKITFHEDELPPEGLGHNKALHITAQCEDHFITRILVDGGSSLNICPLITLRTLGKGLHEVKDGAISVKAFYGSQRSTIGEISLCLQMGPTWFDVEFQVIDVPASYNLLLGRPWIHAARAVASTLHQAVKFEWNHQEVIIHGDGSNPIYSRQTILMIGGRIRIGGETYHHIEQDDILEEVVREVENFENRPKSNLDKTEVVNLGDTENVKETRISAHLSPSEKKEYTEFLKEYEDIFAWSYDDMTGLSTSIVAHKLPTDPTCPPVKQKLRKFKPDMSLKIKEEIWMDEEDAEKMAFIMPWGMYCYRMMPFGLENAGATYMRAMTTIFHNMIHKEI from the exons atggcgtctgactttatggaccggtttaggttcaacactgagaacgcaccagatgtgttctatatccagaatctcaagaagaagtccACAGAGACCTTTCacgaatatgctactcgttggaggtcagaagctgttaaggtcagaccggccttggaggaagaacaaatgaacaggtttttcgtccgTGCTCAGGATCCGCAATACTATGAGAGGCTGATGCTAATGGAGGGCAAaaagttctccgacatcatcaagttgggagaaaggattgaagaaggcatcaaaaacggtatggtcactaacctcgaggcattgcaagctaccaacaaggctttacagtctggtggctcgTCGAAGAAAAAGGATGTAAATTCCGTAATGGTTGCGCAAAGGAACAATTCCCCTATGAAATACCAATTATACCCCTCAGCTTCACTCACATACCAACCTTCCCTAAACTACCAAGTACCATCACCCACCTACCAAATTCCACCACCcatttaccaatcatctccacctcccacataccAATCCACTTTACCCatatactctcaacctgcacctgtttaccaaacctataatgctcaaccctctcactaccaatcacctcccactcgccaaaatttccctatatccagaccaaattttgactgcagacctcccagacaatatacagccatcgcagAGCCAATTTACCAACTCTATGAAAAACTCAAAGCAGCCGGTTACGTTACCCCTATTCCAGccgtaactccagaaaatccttcccaatggatcaacccaaacaagacttgcgcataccattccgggatgaagggccataccatcgacgagtgtcgctcgttgaaagacaagattcagaacctgattgacaacaagatcattataGCAAAAGAGCCCACTCCTAATATCCGCAACAACCCCctgcctgaccacaagggtggagacATCCATATGATAGAAATTgaagatgattgggatcccgaggggtcaATCGGTTTGATAGTTGAAGGAGACGAACCTAAGAAGCCAGCAGTTACTCTCAATCCCATTGTTGTTCAGATTAAGCCCTCTAAGGGCGATGTGGTAAATGTGTCCATATCGCTCGAGTTTGAAGCACTTTCCGCAAAGGCGCCAAAACCGATTGAGGTTGAGTTCGGAATTCTAAAGGCGCCTCCACCTGTCGAAGTTACCGTGTTACCTCCCAAGGTGCCTATTCCGGTCTCCATGACAGACGTGACCCCGTTCAAGACAAATgctataccttgggattacaccgcTGAGGCTAGAAGGAAAGGAAAGACATATACCGGGGAAGCAATTGCCACACAGGGCATAACTAGGACAGGCAGGGTATATACCCCGGAGCACTTGGCTGAGTCCAGCAAGCAAGCCTCCGGACGGGTTGTTGAAACCGGAcccgatgacctttggaggaaggtACAGGCCAAAGAGTACTCAGTCGTCAAGCAACTGAACAAAACGCCAACACAAATTTCTATTCTGGCTCTTCTGCAAAGCTCTGAGGCACATAAAAATGCCTTAATGAAAAtactgagtgaagcttatgttcctagcaacataacaggaggcgaaatggcaaacatggtggggcaggtactggaaagccacaagatcaccttccacgaggacgAATTACCACCAGAAGGGCTtggtcacaacaaagcattgcacatcactgcACAATGCGAGGATCACTTTATCACCAGGATTTTAGTCGATGGgggatccagcctcaacatttgtccattgataaCTCTCAGGACATTGGGTAAGGGATTGCACGAGGTCAAAGACGGGGCTATCAGTGTCAAAGCTTTTTATggatctcagaggtccaccattggagaAATTAGCCTATGCCTACAGATGGGACCCACCTGGTTTGATGTCGAGTTCCAAGTTATTGACGTACCAGCATCCTATAATTTGTtgctaggacgaccctggatccacgccgctagggctgtagcatcaactttGCATCAAgctgtaaaatttgaatggaatcatcaggaagtaatcatccatggcgacggtagcaaccctatatacagtcgccaaaccattctGATGATCGGAGGCAGAATAAGGATAGGAGGAGAAACGTACCACCACATCGAGCAG GATGATATACTAGAAGAGGTTGTCAGAGAGgtcgaaaactttgagaataggcctaagtctaatctTGATAAGACCGAAGTCGTTAATTTGGGTGATACtgaaaatgtcaaggaaacacgtaTCAGCGCACATttgtcgccatcagaaaagaaagagtacacagagttcctaaaagagtatgaggatatctttgcatggtcttatgacgATATGACTGgcctcagcacatccattgtagctcacaagttgccaacGGATCctacatgtccgccggtaaagcagaagctcaggaagttcaagccagacatgagtttgaagattaaagaagag atatggatggatgaagaagatgcagagaaaatggcATTTATCATGCCATGGGGGATGTACTGTTATAGAATGATGCCGTTTGGATTGGAAAATGCTggtgctacctacatgagagccatgactaccatctttcacaacatgatacacaaagagatctag